In a genomic window of Brettanomyces nanus chromosome 1, complete sequence:
- a CDS encoding uncharacterized protein (BUSCO:EOG09341V19), whose protein sequence is MAFRDQFQDLGIIGRGSFGCIRKVRRKADGKVFVRKEISYMSMNYNEIRQLASEFRILRELHHTNIVEYLNHEDVEDQQMLYIYMEYCDGGDLSKLIKRYKDNDEYVPENLIWQIFTQVLLALYRCHYGADIEPVQSVFTSSPEIGPSTVANFHVVIHRDIKPDNVFLLSDGYTVKLGDFGLAKCLSSASDFAKTYVGTPYYMPPEVIMDRPYDPVCDVWSLGCVMYELSSLRPPFQAKTHLKLQEKIKAGVFSSIPEHYSHRLKMCISACLITDPRERATVNQLLQDSSFKIYRKEWELVEREMKLKEKEKEVVVLEKGLKKYEKELDEQCRVMNLKNEEIRNGYKREFNYVLDIELNKILSELPTPIRQQLMMKTKENQAPQRRSTSPPTLASNKLKGPRDLQDYTNRIMRQPSRR, encoded by the coding sequence atggcCTTCAGGGATCAGTTCCAGGATCTTGGAATCATTGGTCGAGGATCATTTGGATGTATCCGGAAAGTCCGGCGAAAGGCGGATGGAAAGGTGTTTGTGAGGAAAGAGATATCCTATATGTCAATGAATTACAACGAGATAAGGCAGTTAGCGTCCGAATTCCGTATCTTGAGGGAATTGCACCATACAAATATTGTTGAGTATCTGAACCACGAAGACGTAGAGGACCAACAGATGCTCTATATATACATGGAGTACTGTGATGGAGGAGATCTCAGCAAACTAATCAAGAGATACAAAGACAATGACGAGTACGTTCCAGAGAATTTAATCTGGCAAATATTCACTCAGGTATTGCTGGCACTATATAGATGCCATTATGGCGCGGATATTGAGCCTGTGCAGTCTGTGTTCACGTCCAGTCCCGAGATAGGGCCTAGCACTGTGGCCAACTTTCACGTAGTCATCCACCGTGATATCAAGCCTGATAATGTATTTCTTTTAAGCGATGGATATACTGTGAAGCTTGGCGATTTTGGCCTTGCTAAATGCCTTTCGTCCGCGAGCGATTTTGCTAAGACCTACGTGGGTACTCCATACTATATGCCCCCTGAGGTGATCATGGATCGTCCATATGACCCTGTATGTGACGTGTGGTCACTTGGGTGTGTAATGTACGAACTATCCTCTCTACGGCCACCATTTCAGGCAAAAACGCATCTCAAATTGCAAGAAAAGATTAAAGCGGGTGTGTTTTCATCCATTCCGGAGCATTATTCTCATCGTTTGAAGATGTGTATAAGTGCCTGTCTTATCACAGATCCAAGGGAACGTGCCACAGTAAACCAGCTACTCCAGGATTCATCGTTCAAGATATACAGAAAAGAATGGGAGCTGGTTGAGAGAGaaatgaaattgaaggagaaggagaaagaggtggTAGTGTTAGAGAAAGGACTCAAAAAGTACGAGAAGGAACTTGACGAGCAGTGTAGAGTGATGAACTTAAAGAACGAGGAAATTCGTAATGGATATAAAAGGGAGTTCAATTATGTGTTGGATATTGAACTCAATAAGATCTTAAGTGAGCTACCGACCCCAATTAGGCAACAACTTATGATGAAGACTAAGGAAAATCAGGCGCCCCAACGTCGCAGCACTTCTCCCCCTACGTTAGCAAGTAATAAATTAAAGGGGCCTCGTGATCTGCAGGACTATACAAATCGCATAATGAGGCAGCCCAGTAGGCGATAG
- a CDS encoding uncharacterized protein (EggNog:ENOG41) encodes MPSSKNRAALIISKLNRRYKHCLDDLLNYYGKVATQENEIEKIRVKEIDFEQITIGFHHKMVDFEILKPLRYEDDRVCKNWNEVESTIQKMCYTAANAKNVSPICLKKIVYPFSPINWLLIFGMSLLFIGHYNPDFIYNRLLGRISLIPPFKPWNDTILLGAMITHVTESLTLLRPKMAYYRIPVDYKMEWYACSMLDGFASVNRLNNYVKSIEGRYFDFSDDSESIDVKPVVDSDSELQ; translated from the coding sequence ATGCCTTCCAGTAAAAATCGTGCTGCTTTGATCATTTCTAAGCTGAATAGACGCTATAAACATTGTCTCGATGACCTCCTAAACTACTATGGAAAGGTGGCTACTCAGGAAAATGAGATTGAGAAGATCAGAGTTAAAGAGATCGATTTCGAACAGATCACCATCGGTTTCCACCATAAAATGGTCGACTTTGAGATTTTAAAACCTCTCCGTTACGAAGATGATCGGGTATGTAAGAACTGGAACGAGGTGGAGTCTACCATCCAGAAGATGTGCTATACTGCTGCCAACGCGAAAAATGTTAGTCCTATTTGTCTTAAAAAGATTGTTTATCCGTTTAGTCCTATCAATTGGCTGCTTATTTTTGGAATGTCGTTACTTTTCATCGGCCATTATAACCCGGATTTCATCTATAATAGACTTCTAGGTAGAATATCCCTTATTCCTCCCTTCAAACCTTGGAATGACACCATATTACTTGGAGCCATGATTACTCACGTGACTGAATCTCTCACTTTACTAAGACCAAAAATGGCCTACTACAGGATTCCAGTGGACTATAAGATGGAGTGGTATGCATGTTCCATGCTCGATGGATTTGCTTCTGTTAATAGACTCAACAATTATGTCAAGTCCATTGAAGGCAGATATTTCGATTTCTCTGATGATTCAGAGTCAATTGACGTGAAGCCCGTGGTGGATTCCGATTCTGAATTGCAGTAG
- a CDS encoding uncharacterized protein (BUSCO:EOG09341BFH), giving the protein MLKSTNANGVSVYQVSGTNISRSLPDWMARKRKRALKYDVDYQNRVELIQDFEFSEASNKIKVTKDGQYAMATGTYKPQIHVYEFSNLAIKFSRHTDAENVDFAILSDDWTKSIHLQNDRSLEFQVNGGRYYKTRIPKFGRCLRYNDVSCDLYVGASGNEIYRLNLEQGRFMRPFEVENDTGVNSIDINSVHGLIGAGLEDGTVEFWDPRAKQRVIKVVINDGSGSQGEVSCVKFRNDGLNFACGTSNGMTMLYDMRTSLPLLTKDQGYGFDIKKIIWLDNTGTEDNNNLIMTSDKKIAKVWNCHSGKPFAAMEPSVNINDVEYVPKSGMFFMATESISMHTYYIPELGPSPKWCSFLDNITEELEEKPSNTVYSNYRFITKQDVKKLSIEHLVGTKVLKAYMHGYFINTELYDKVNLIANPTAMEYERENEIKKRIEQARESRTRTAGAVTNTKVKVNKDFVGHLEKKFGSDVAENVVNDDRFKEIFEDPAFQIDTDNFDYQQINSSSNKNGTGEVKPLTAAEESDEERLEEEEEEEQEAKESDSESESEKEEEEEIETKNIAKEARAEKIRQRLIKRKKQKKHEEGEKRKFLATLKTVDVNENGKSGQSKTVSFGKQVELQRKKNQKVKESQEKVRIHKAPSGAAEITFSSHRKKHGGHNEEDKQELHGKKKQVYEGRRKASKNTFRGM; this is encoded by the coding sequence ATGCTAAAATCCACCAACGCCAATGGTGTTTCAGTATACCAAGTGTCTGGTACTAATATTTCAAGATCGCTTCCTGATTGGATGGccagaaaaaggaaaagagcTCTTAAGTATGACGTCGATTACCAGAATCGTGTGGAGTTGATCCAAGATTTCGAATTTAGTGAGGCTTCTAATAAGATCAAAGTCACTAAAGATGGTCAATATGCCATGGCAACGGGAACATATAAGCCTCAGATCCATGTTTACGAATTCTCTAATTTGGCTATCAAGTTTTCTAGACACACTGATGCAGAGAACGTGGACTTCGCTATACTCAGTGATGACTGGACCAAATCGATTCACTTGCAAAATGATCGTTCACTTGAATTTCAGGTGAATGGTGGCAGATACTACAAAACCAGGATACCGAAATTCGGAAGATGTTTGAGGTACAATGATGTGTCATGTGACTTGTATGTGGGAGCCTCGGGAAACGAGATCTATAGACTAAATTTGGAACAAGGAAGATTTATGAGACCGTTCGAAGTGGAAAATGATACCGGTGTGAACAGTATCGATATAAATTCAGTTCATGGGCTTATTGGTGCTGGACTTGAGGATGGAACTGTGGAGTTCTGGGACCCTAGAGCTAAGCAGAGAGTGATCAAAGTAGTCATTAATGATGGGAGTGGGTCTCAAGGTGAAGTGAGTTGCGTTAAGTTTAGAAATGATGGATTGAATTTTGCTTGCGGTACCTCAAATGGTATGACAATGCTTTATGATATGAGAACATCGCTTCCATTGCTTACGAAGGACCAGGGTTACGGCTTTGatataaagaagatcataTGGCTTGACAATACTGGTACCGAGGACAACAACAATTTGATCATGACTTCAGACAAGAAAATTGCCAAGGTGTGGAATTGTCATAGTGGTAAACCATTTGCGGCCATGGAGCCCAGTGTAAATATAAACGATGTTGAATACGTTCCTAAATCTGGTATGTTCTTCATGGCAACAGAATCGATATCCATGCACACATATTATATTCCAGAGTTGGGACCCTCACCTAAGTGGTGCTCATTTTTGGACAATATCactgaagaattggaggaGAAACCTTCTAACACCGTTTATTCTAACTATCGGTTTATTACGAAACAAGATGTTAAGAAACTTAGTATCGAGCATCTTGTCGGCACCAAAGTTCTTAAGGCTTATATGCATGGTTACTTCATCAACACAGAGCTTTATGATAAGGTGAACTTGATTGCAAATCCTACTGCCATGGAGTACGAAAGAGAAAAcgaaatcaagaagagaatcGAGCAGGCAAGAGAATCCAGAACAAGAACTGCTGGAGCTGTAACAAACACGAAGGTGAAGGTCAACAAGGACTTTGTCGGTCacttggagaagaaatttGGATCCGATGTTGCGGAGAACGTGGTTAATGACGATCGTTTCAAGGAGatatttgaagatcctGCATTCCAAATTGATACGGACAACTTTGATTATCAACAGATTAACTCTTCTTCGAATAAAAATGGTACAGGAGAGGTGAAGCCACTTACTGCCGCTGAAGAGTCTGACGAGGAAAGACTcgaggaagaggaggaagaagaacaagaagcGAAAGAGTCAGATAGTGAAAGTGAATCcgagaaagaagaagaagaagagatagaaacGAAGAACATTGCCAAGGAAGCAAGGGCAGAAAAGATTAGACAAAGACTTATtaagaggaagaagcagaagaaacaTGAAGAAGGGGAGAAACGGAAATTCTTAGCTACATTGAAGACCGTGGATGTGAACGAGAATGGTAAGTCTGGTCAGAGCAAGACAGTTTCCTTCGGAAAGCAGGTGGAGTtacaaagaaagaagaaccagaagGTCAAGGAGAGCCAAGAGAAGGTGAGGATTCACAAGGCACCATCTGGAGCTGCTGAGATTACGTTTTCTTCGCATAGGAAAAAACATGGTGGTCATAATGAAGAGGACAAACAGGAACTACacggaaagaagaagcaggtATACGAAGGCAGAAGAAAGGCCAGCAAAAACACATTTAGAGGAATGTAA
- the ADE1_1 gene encoding Bifunctional purine biosynthetic protein ade1 (BUSCO:EOG09343C2M), translated as MPLASTELDSILPLVAKGKVRDIYQVNDDSLLFVATDRISAYDVIMNNGIQDKGKILTQLSIFWFDFLKEEIENHLIASDDKEILAKLPKELSQPKYRDQLAKRSLLVKKLDMIPLEVIVRGYITGSAWKEYKKSGTVHGLPAPKGLKESDPFPHPIFTPSTKADLGSHDENISPEKAARLIGGNLAEKVGQKAVQLYTKARDYAKTRGIILADTKFEFAHGENGDIILADEVLTPDSSRFWSAKDYESGRSQKSYDKQFLRDWLTAKGLNGKQNVTMPEDILKKTSEKYIEAYEDLTGNQW; from the coding sequence ATGCCGCTTGCATCTACAGAATTGGACAGTATTCTCCCTCTTGTGGCTAAGGGGAAAGTCAGAGACATATACCAAGTCAATGACGACAGCCTTTTATTTGTGGCCACGGACAGGATATCTGCATACGATGTTATTATGAATAACGGCATCCAGGACAAGGGAAAGATTCTTACACAGCTCTCCATATTCTGGTTTGATTTCCTCAAAGAGGAGATTGAGAACCATCTAATCGCCTCTGATGATAAGGAGATCTTGGCCAAATTGCCCAAGGAGCTCTCGCAGCCTAAATACAGAGACCAACTTGCTAAAAGAAGCTTATTGGTCAAAAAACTTGATATGATTCCGTTGGAAGTGATCGTCAGAGGTTACATAACGGGAAGTGCTTGGAAAGAATACAAAAAATCTGGTACTGTCCACGGATTACCTGCACCAAAAGGACTTAAAGAGTCAGATCCTTTTCCACATCCTATCTTCACCCCTTCTACTAAAGCTGATCTTGGATCTCATGATGAGAATATCTCTCCTGAAAAGGCAGCTAGGTTGATAGGCGGGAACTTGGCCGAGAAGGTCGGTCAGAAGGCCGTGCAACTCTACACGAAGGCCAGAGATTACGCCAAAACCAGGGGAATCATCTTAGCAGATACCAAATTTGAATTCGCTCATGGTGAAAATGGTGATATTATTTTGGCCGATGAGGTTCTCACACCGGACTCTTCAAGATTCTGGAGTGCCAAAGACTATGAATCAGGAAGATCCCAGAAATCGTACGATAAGCAATTTCTCAGAGACTGGCTCACAGCCAAAGGCTTGAATGGTAAGCAGAATGTTACCATGCCTGAAGAcatcttgaagaaaacgagtgaaaaatatatCGAAGCCTACGAGGACTTGACTGGAAACCAATGGTGA